TACAAGGGCTTCTTCAAGGAGAGCGACGCGCGGCGCGAGATCGCGAAGCTGGACGCGAAGGGCTACGACACGTACCTGCGGCCCACCAGCGCGTTCAGCACGCTGGGCTGGTTCGCGGACCCGGTGCTCAGCTCTCTCCTCCGCTACGATTCCGTGTCGCTGGGCAACACGGTGATCCACGAGACCACGCACAACACCATCTATCTGGGCGGCCAGGCGATGTTCAACGAGAGCCTGGCGAATTTCGTGGGCGCGCGCGGGGCGATCCAGCTCTTCTGCGGGCGCGAAGGCGTGGGGTCTCCGCACTGCCGGCATGCGACGGACGAGTGGGAAGACGAGCGGGTCTTCGGCCGCTTCATGAGCGGCATGGTCACGCAGCTCGAGGCGCTGTACGCCCGCGCGGACCTGACCGCGCAGCAGAAGATCGAGCAGCGCGAGCAGATCTTCGACGCGGCGCGCGACGAGTTCCGCCAGCACGTGCAGCCCCGGCTCAAGGTGAACACCTACGGCTCGTTCCTCACGGCGCCGCTGAACAACGCGACCCTCATCTCCCGGCGGCTCTACTATGGCCGCCTGGACCTGTTCGAGGCCGTGTACCAGTCGCGTGGGGGCGACCTGCGGCGCACTGTGGCCGACATCGTCGCGGCCGCCAAAGGCCAGAAGGACGGCTACAAGGCGGTGGAGGGGCTGCTTCCCCCTGGACAGGGGTTGTAAATTCCGGCAGGATCCAGCAATTTCAGGCAGCAGCCAACGGCCGCCGGCAGGGGAAGATCCTCCGCCGGCGGTCTTGTCTACCCAGCTACGACACGGCTTTCGGAAGATGCGCACCGGCCGCGCATCTCCCGAGCCCCACGATAGATCATCAGCCGCAACCGAAACCGGCGGGACGCAACCATGGACACCGAGAGCGCCACCGTGCGCGGCGACGACGACGCGCACGAGACGAACAGCTACAACCCCG
The sequence above is a segment of the Longimicrobiaceae bacterium genome. Coding sequences within it:
- a CDS encoding aminopeptidase, coding for MVAIVSLPLLASACSPAYVLRAGWEEAKILHRRQPIARLVADPRTPEAKRGKLQLVLDARAFAHDSLGLKTGKSYTLYSEVKSDTLALILSAARKDRFQGYSWWFPIVGRVPYKGFFKESDARREIAKLDAKGYDTYLRPTSAFSTLGWFADPVLSSLLRYDSVSLGNTVIHETTHNTIYLGGQAMFNESLANFVGARGAIQLFCGREGVGSPHCRHATDEWEDERVFGRFMSGMVTQLEALYARADLTAQQKIEQREQIFDAARDEFRQHVQPRLKVNTYGSFLTAPLNNATLISRRLYYGRLDLFEAVYQSRGGDLRRTVADIVAAAKGQKDGYKAVEGLLPPGQGL